ACGGGCGACGCATCGAACACCGACCCGGTGTGCAGCCTCTCGCCGCTCCACGGGCTCGTCGAATCGGCGGCCGATTCCGCCGTGCCGGGGACCTTCGTGCCGCGCCGCCTAACTCCAGTGCGATGAACGAAGCGTCGCAGCCGGCCCGCGCAGCGCTGCACCGGATCGCGACCACGTTTGATCGCGCCGAGCCGGCGGCACCGCCGCTCGCAGACGTCGACATCGATATCTTGCAGCACGCGCACGACGAGCACGCGGCTTTCGCACGCGATGCTGAGACGCATCGCTCGACCATCATGACATTTGTCGTCACCGGCGTCGGTGCAGTCGTCTACGCGCTAGCGGCGTTGAAGTTCGATCCCCGATATTGGCCCGTTCCGCTCATCGCGGCAGCGCTGGCCGCGTACGCGGCCGTCGTCGTCAATATCTATCACGAGCGGTGGGAGTTCTTCATGATGATCGCTCGCGGTTTTCGCTGGAGGATCGCCGCCGCCCGGCCGGGCACCCGGCTCGAAGAGATCCGGGCCGCAGCCAAGGCTGCCCATAGGGAGCGATTCAAGACGCAGCGACGTCTCTACGTTTTCTGGTACTGGTTGGCCGTCGCGATCAGCGTGACGGGCATTGCGTGCGCGGCAGCCATGATCGTGGTGCTCCTGCGCGGTTAGCGGCGGTCGAACTTACCCCAATCGAACCTGGTGACGTCGCCCGAGACGTGGATCACGCTGCCGTCCGGCTGGACGAGCACGCGCACGGGCTCGACGCCTTTGAGCTCGACGAGGATCGCGCCGGTGCGCGTCGTCGCGCCGGTGACGAATCCGTACTTCTTGAATTGTTTGATGACTTCGCGCTGCTTGTCGGGCTTGTCGGCCATACCCCGCTGGGTTTGGCTCAGAGCATCACAAGCCCTTGGCGCGCGCCCAACGCGACCGCCTCGGTGCGGCTGCCGGCATGCAGCTTGGCGAAGATCGATCCGACGTGGAATTTCACCGTGTGCTCGGAGATGCCCAAGCGCGAGGCGATGACCTTGTTGGCCAGTCCTTGCGCCATCATACGCAAGACTTCGATCTCGCGCGCGGTCAGCACGTGGCCCTTGTCGGCGTGCGCGCCGGCATCGTTGGCCGGCATGAGTCGTTCGACCGAATCCGGATGCACCACGATATAGCCGGCGGCCACCGCCGCTACGGCCGCGGCGAGATCCTGGCCGCTGCGCGGCAGCACCGCCCGCACGCCGGCGCGCAGCGCGGCGTTCGTCCAGCCCGCGTCTGCGCGTGCGGCGAGCAGCATCAACGGCGGCCAGGCGCGCAGATCGGCATCGCGCACGAGCTCGCTCATCGTCTCATCGCCCTCGACTTCGAGGACGATCACATCGGGCGCGAGTTCGTCGACGCGCGAGCTGAGATCCCCGCCCGCATTCCCGTCGGCAAGCAGCGTGAGCGCGGCGTCTGCGCGAAGCGCTGCGCCGACCTCCGCTCGCGTGAGCCGGGAACTCTCCAGAAGAACTCTGATCACGCGGCGGCGTCGACTCCAGCGCGCGACGAAAAGTCCACGGCGATATCCTGCAACGCTCCGCCGCGGACGATGGTCAGCGCCAGCGCGCCCGTCGATGCCGACTGGGCGAGCGCGTCAGGCAGATCGCTCGCATCTCGCAACGGCGCCCCCGCAATGCCGACGATCGTGTCGCCGGGCAAGAGCCCAGCGTGTTCCGCCGCGCTGCCGGCTGTCACGTCGAAGACCAAGAGTCCAAGCACGTCGGTGCGTCCGCCCGAGCGCAATCTGACGGGCTCAACGGTGACGCCCAGGCGCGGCCGCGCGGTTTGGCCGCGCAGAAAGCGTTCGACCGCGTTGCTGGGCACCGCGACCGCGAGCCCCCCATAGATCATGCTGTTCACGCCGATGACGCGTCCGCGTGCGTCGGCGAGCGGCCCGCCGGAGTTGCCCGGCGCGATGCGCACGTCGGCGTGGATCCAGCGCGCGCGGCGGCCCGCATGCGATCCGGCCGCGTGCACGATGCCGCTGGTCACCGCGCCGACCAAGCCGAGCGGATTGCCGACCGCAAACGCCAGCTGCCCAGGGCGCACGTCGTCAGAGTCAGCGATGCGCGCAGCGTCCAAGCCGGCCGCGTCGACGCGCAGTGCGGCGATGTCGCGCTCTTCGTCGCGCGCGACGAGGTCCGCCCGCAAAGACGTGCCGTCCGCCAGTTCGACCGCCATACGCTTGCCGTGTGCGACGTGGGCGTTGGTGACGATCAAGCCGTCGGCGCGCCAGACGACGCCGGAGCCGCCGCCGTAGCGCCCCGCCGTGACTTGCACGGTGCTGCGCCGCAGCCTTTCGGCCAATGCTGCATGGGCGGCCGCCGTGGCCACACCGCCTGCTGCGAGGTTTGCGTCCACGTCAGTCCTCCCGCTCGACGGCGCGCTCGCCGATCGTTATCTCCTGCTCGACGACCTGTCCGCCGCGCACGATGCGCAGGCGCACCTTCGC
The sequence above is drawn from the Candidatus Eremiobacteraceae bacterium genome and encodes:
- a CDS encoding response regulator transcription factor gives rise to the protein MIRVLLESSRLTRAEVGAALRADAALTLLADGNAGGDLSSRVDELAPDVIVLEVEGDETMSELVRDADLRAWPPLMLLAARADAGWTNAALRAGVRAVLPRSGQDLAAAVAAVAAGYIVVHPDSVERLMPANDAGAHADKGHVLTAREIEVLRMMAQGLANKVIASRLGISEHTVKFHVGSIFAKLHAGSRTEAVALGARQGLVML
- a CDS encoding trypsin-like peptidase domain-containing protein, whose amino-acid sequence is MDANLAAGGVATAAAHAALAERLRRSTVQVTAGRYGGGSGVVWRADGLIVTNAHVAHGKRMAVELADGTSLRADLVARDEERDIAALRVDAAGLDAARIADSDDVRPGQLAFAVGNPLGLVGAVTSGIVHAAGSHAGRRARWIHADVRIAPGNSGGPLADARGRVIGVNSMIYGGLAVAVPSNAVERFLRGQTARPRLGVTVEPVRLRSGGRTDVLGLLVFDVTAGSAAEHAGLLPGDTIVGIAGAPLRDASDLPDALAQSASTGALALTIVRGGALQDIAVDFSSRAGVDAAA